In Cyclobacteriaceae bacterium, the DNA window TAACGCTATCGATTATTCAATTCCAGCGTTGTTAAAAATACAAACAAAAAGAATACGATTTCCCTGGTGAAGAGAATTCACAATTCAGAAAGAAACAAGGAGAACTTGCGTGTTTTAATTCAAAGGAGCTCTGGCAAATTCAACAGAAAACTGTTCGCACCAGATGTGCACAAAAGGGTATTGGTCAATTTCAGGATTGCCGACCACTTCATAGGTTTGTCTTCCAGTAGTAGATTGAAGCTTACCCACTCTGATATAGTCAGATGCATTCTCGTCTTTACTAAGATAGACTTTTAGATCAGGACCAGCCTGAGATGAGTACGGATCAAAAACAATATACTTTTTACTATTCTTTTCATAAATAAGAACAGTGCCCGCTGCAGTATGTCCTCCAATACCTACAAACATTCCTGACTTCAGAGGAGTAAGACCTGTAAGATCCACATTGGATGCATCTGCAGGATTAACAGGTGTCGTGAGTTCAGGTTGACATGCACTGAGCAAAGCGATGAGAATTATAATGCAGCTTGTCTTCATAGTGTATTTTTAAAGCTTATAACTTACTCCCAATCCAAACATAAACGACTTAACTCTAAAGCGATCATTTTCTGAAGGGAATTGCTGAACCTTTGTATCTGTCGTATATTCTGTAAACAGGAACTGCAAACCCGCCTTTATACCCCACTTATCATTCACCTTATATTTTGCAAAAATCTCAGAGTTAAGACTTCCACGATCATTGTCACTTATCAATAAAACATTAAATGCTGTGGGGCTTGCCTGGGTATTCTTTCCAGTATAGCCATTGATATAGTTTCCATTCCTGGATCCACCGAAAGAAAAACCAAGTGCATCAATATTAAATCCTGCTGACATCCTTGAAGAAACCTGATATTGCATATTTATACTGATGTTAATCATATTCACCTGCGGCGAGCTGATCAAAAGAGTGTCCATATTCTTCTCAATGTTGTCCTTGAAAAAGATAAGAGGACTTGTACTTTCAGATGTAAGTTCGGCTGGAGCTGTTACATAGTATTGATTGGCTCCAAGATAGGATGTAAACCGGGCCCCCACTCCCATTGAAAATTTCTGGGCCTTTCCCAGTTTCCACATATGAGAGTAATGGATGGCCACACTACCCTGAAATTTTGCAAATGCTATGGTAGCATCAAGACTATTTTCTGCTTTAGACTGTGAGAACGCTTGCGAACTCAAAATCACTGATAACACAATAAATATTATTCGGAGCGGCATTTCGGAGGTTTACGTCAAAAATGAAAAATCAGAGCGTATTTTAGTGTCACCCAAATGACATACGATACTATTTGCTATGATGGTTGTGTAATGCCCAAAATTCTTTCAATTCCCTGAATTATGAATTTCCAGTGTATGCTCCAGATCTGTCAGGATATTCATATAATTAATATATGCATCGTATGGCGTGTTGTAGTGACTGAAGTACTTATGCACGTCACCATCATTCCAGTATTTTGTGCACATATAATAGAAATGATCTGAGGTAGTGAGTTTCGCCCAACGATCCATCAGGTCTCCGTCTTTTGTTGTGTGAATAGCCTCCTCAAGTTTATATATCCTTTCCATGGCGTCGTGCTGCAAACCATTGCCCAACCAGGCTGAAAGATCCCGCTCCATGTCTGCCCAGGAACTTAGCTGATGAACATCATACTCTCCTCTTGCATCGTACATCTGAATAACTTCAGAAGGTGTCTTGAAATTAAAATCACCGTGCTGAATAATCTCTCTGGGAAGGTGAGCAAGAAAATCGAAGATGCCTGTCTCTGGCCATTGGTGCTCACCGAAAGTTTCGTAATCCATGAACAAGTTGATTACTTCTCCATTGCCCGCAACCTGATGAACCCACTTTGCAAATTTTGAAGTCGTCAAAGGCCACTCATCCCAGGCTTTATTTGAAAATCGGAAGGCAATGTCATCAGAGAGTTTATAATTCTTCAATAAGCATTTAATATTGGGATTGCCCGGAGGATGGTAAAGAAAATTAGGACTTCGGTGACCGAGGTGATGATCAAGTCCTTCACAGATAATTCCTTTGTAACCCTGTTCTGAAATAAAATTGGCAATCTCATTATTATAGATTAGCTCAGTATTTCTGAATACTGCCGGTTCTTGATTAAAATGATCCTTGATCTTGGCTCTGTGTCTCGCAATCTGACGAAGGAATTCTGCCTTTGAGTACAAGTAGCTTAATGAGTGGTAGTATGTTTCGGAAAGAAATTCAACACAGCCGGTTCTTGCCAATTCCTGAAAAGATTGCAGCACATCAGGACGGTACTTTTCGAATTGCTCGATCACAGCGCCACTTAATGAATATGAGATTTTGAAATCACCCTTATGCTGATCGATAAGTCGCAGCATCGTCTCATTCGCAGGCAGGTAACATTTTCTTGCAACGCGATCCAGGATCTCAACATTTTTTGACTCGTCTTCATAGAAATGATTGTGTCCTATTTTAAATACATCATAATCTGTGAGACGAAATGGTTGATGTACCTGGAAATAAAAACAAATCGAAGGCATATAAAATGAATTATGATTCCTGTAAAAGTGTATCGTAAACGTTTCTTAGTTTTTTGGCAGCATGATCCCAGGTGAGATCATTCAACTCAAGAGCTGCGCGGTCTGATAAAATTTTGCCCAAAGCAGGGTATTTAAGTATTGCGTGAATATAGTTGGCATACTTATCCGTATCCCAGAAATCGGCCTGCAAGGATCCCTTCATTACTTCTGCTGCTCCTGATTGAGAAGATATTACAGCAGGAACTTTATGATGCGCAGCTTCCAGGGCAGTCAATCCAAAAGGTTCTGATACGGAAGGCATAAAGTATGCATCTGCCATGGAGAGTAATTCATTCACTTTTGTCTTTGATAAAAATCCAGTGAAGATAAATTTACTCCCCAGCTTTCTATAAGCAGTTGATTCCAGTAAATGCCCAAACTGATCGCCCGTACCAGCCACTACAAATTTCACTCTTGGATAGACACGAACAACTTTTTCAGCTGTCTCCAGTAAAAAATTAGGGCCCTTCTGAGAAGTAATCCTTCCCAGAAAAATCACAAGCTTATCCTTTAGTTTATGAACGGATCGTTTTACTGGTATGGGTTCAATTCCATTATGAACGACAGAAATTTTTGACGGGTCTATTTCATAATGTTTAACGATCTGCTCTTTTGTGTATTCACTGACAGCGACGATGGAGTCTGCTTCAAGCAATCCATCGCGTTCCATCCAATAAATATCATTGCGAACGGTGTCTCCAACGCGATCTGTTTCGAGAGCATGGACATGAACTACCAATGGCTTACCACTTTGCTTTTTAATTCTGACTGCAGCAGGATATGTCACCCAGTCGTGCGCATGGATAATATCAAAGTCTCCATCCGAAGCGATTTCAGCTGAAAGCAATGCAAACAAATGAACCTTGTGCATGACGTTAAATCCATACATGTCACGTCCGGAGAATATTGACCTGATTACATCGATTTTCTGATCGCTTTCCGGATGGTCATTCGAACCAAAAAAACCACTGAATGACGCATTTGTGAAATGATAAGGACTTATCTGAAGAGGGATTTTTTCAACACGGGTATTGTCAAATTCAATTTCGAATTGAATACTTTCTATATCAATTTCCTCTTTTGTAAGCTTGTTGAGACCTATGATGTTAACATCTTCCAGATCAGAAGCATCGCCTGCTGTTGGTATGATCAGTCGAATCTGAGAATATTGATTCAGTGACTTCACGATGCCATACGTTGCCACCCCCAAGCCTCCGGTAAAAAGCGGGGGAAATTCCCAGCCAAGCATCAATATCTTCATTACGCAGTTTAATGTGAAAACACGCGATCGGGGTATTAACCAACGTGGACAGACTGGTAAGTTAAATAGAAATCAGATGAGAAGTCTATTTTTTGAATGATTTATAAGCGGTGAATTTCCGATGTTCCGGCCTTATGGTGTAATCGTAAAATCCTCCTTGGAGGTGACTGTTTTGCCGTTCGTCGTAACCTCAATCTTCCCGCTAGATGCTCCATCAGGAACCGTTACAGTTAGTTGCGTTGCCGTAGCCGCTGTAACAACGCCAGGAAATTTATTGAAGGAAACAGTATTATTTTCTTTTGTCTCGTCAAAGCTTGCGCCTGAAATTGTTACAACAGTTCCAGTCGTTCCTGTTAATGGAAGAAAACTTGTAATAGTCAAGCCTGGTTCGGGATCTTCTTTTTTACTGCAGGAAGTAGCAAAAATAAAAACAGCTGTCATCGCGATCATTAAAATCAATGCGCGGAATAATGCTGGTAAAGGAATATTTGCTTTCATAAAACGATTTTTTTACAATTCATATATAGATAACAGTGTTCCATGAGCTTTTAATCAAATTATTCCTTTTCCAATATTCCTGTAAGCGATACCGTGGACTTATTTCTACAACAAATAAGTAAACAACAGCGTTTTAAGTGGCATCCTGTTTGCGCAAATATGTTCATGGCAATTCAAAAATCGATTAACAGTAGTATCATTCTATCCATTGCAATTGTGCTGGGAAGCTGTAATGCTTTACAAACGTTCACGTCAATGAACCCTTCTCCAAGAGAAAAATATGTCAACGCGCTGACTAAAACAGGTCTTCTCTCATCTTCCTTAGCTCAGACATGGATGAATGCCGGAGATGTGGCGCTTCACGATTCAATTATTGTGACGCTGCCTTTTAGGGAAACTGGTTACTTTGCTTCTTCCGAACCATCCGCAAGGTTTTATCGGTTTGATGTGAAAGACGGGCAGGTGCTTACTTTGACCTCTGCCATTAAGGCGAAAGAAAAATCAAAATTATTTATTGACGTCTTCTTACTTAAAGAAAATAAATGGGAGACAGTCGCCTACAGTGATTCACTTTCCCTGACCTACGAACTTCCAAAAAGTGGAAGCTGCATCGTTCGTCTTCAGCCAGAACTATTGGTCAATATTTATTATTCCATCACGTTAAGTGTGACGCCTGTGCTGATGAATCCGGTAAAGGGTGCTTCCAATAAATCAATTGGAAGTTTCTATGGCGATCCACGTGATGGAGGGAAAAGGAAGCATGAAGGTATTGACATCTTTGCTCCTAAAGGAACATTTGTGATTGCCCCCACCGATGGAGTTGTTACGAGAGTAAGCTCAAGTGTGCTTGGCGGGAAAACTGTTTGGATGAATGATACCAAACGAGGTCACTCATACTATTTTGCTCACCTTGATTCACAGATAGCAATTGCAGGAAGGAAAGTAAAACAGGGTGATGTTCTGGGAACTGTTGGCAACACCGGAAATGCAATCACCACACCATCGCATCTTCACTTCGGAGTTTTTCAGAATAAAAGCATTAATCCAATTGCTTATATCAGGACGATGGAAAAACTTGTCAACGAACTTGCTCCTGATACCTCTTTTCAATCCATTGTATTCAGGACAAAGCAAAAAATTACTTCCATTCATAGCGGACCTTCCACCAAACTTGCAGTCCGGGAAAGCTTATCAAAAGATTATTACGTGAGAGTGATTGGACAAAGTGGCGATTGGTATCGGGTGAGCACAGCAAACAATCGGGAAGGGTTCATTGAAAAAAGCAAAGTGATCACCGCTGAAAAGGGGAACAAATTTGTAATAAGAAATCCAGCATCTCTGCTGACCGAAGCTGACAGCCAAGCCGTACCCATCGGCACTGTGACCGGAACAGCAGAAGGTCTCGCATCCTATAAGCAGTTCAGATATATAAAGACTTCGGATGGACTCAATGGATGGATTGACATCACATTGCTTTAGATTCATCTGCTTCTCAACTGAATTTTTTGTGTAATTTTTTTGTTAACCCATCTTATACGATCAGAGTGAATGGGTACAATTTCTTAACATTTAAACATACGTAAGAAAAGGTGCCAATAGCTTAAATTTGTGTCATGACAGAAATGCAATTTTGTTCCATTATATTCGTTGTATATACACATCTGTTTTCTCCCTTTCTATCGTAATTCTCAAGAATCAATTAAGAATGTCAGCTTTAAAGACCATATCCTTCGCCGGAACGCAACGTGAATTCGCAGCAACGCTTAATAAGCGTGTTAACGAGTATTTCACCAGAAATAAGCTTGCAAAACATGCCAACGGGGAAATGATTGTAAAAACGGTTTTTATGTTTTCGCTTTATTTTGTTCCATATGCTTTAATCGTTTCAGGTGTTGTAACTGGAACGCTGGCATTGATCTTATCTGTGGTCGTAATGGGTTTGGGGCTTTCAGGTATTGGCCTTTCCATTATGCATGATGCTAATCACAGCGCCTACTCAAAGAAGGATTGGGTAAATTCACTTTTAGGTTATTCCATGAATCTGATTGGTGCCAACGCATTCAATTGGAAAATGCAACACAATGTTTTGCACCATACCTATACAAATGTTCATGAAGAAGATGAGGATATCAGTCCACGCGGCGTACTGCGATTGACACCTCACTCAGATTGGAAACGGATTCACAAATACCAGCACATTTATGCCTGGTTTCTGTATGGACTCATGACGATCGTATGGTTGTTCTTCAAAGATTTTGTTCGCATCTATAATTACCAGACGAACGGAATGGCCAAGAAGCATAAGATCAATATTGTAAGAGAGTGGATTATCTTAATCGGATCGAAGATTGGTTATATAAGCTACATTTTTATAATTCCTATTGTATTCACTTCCCTTGCCTGGTGGCAAATAATTTCAGGTGTAGTGATGATGCATTACATCGCAGGCTTCATTCTTGCCATTATCTTTCAGCCCGCACACGTAATTGAGGGAACCGAATTTCCTCTACCAGATGAAAACAATTCCCTTGAAAATAACTGGGCTATCCATCAGCTCCTGACAACCACCAATTTCGGAAACAGAAGCCGTTGGTTCTCATGGTATGTTGGAGGATTGAATTTCCAGATTGAACATCATTTGTTTCCACATATCTGCCACGTGCATTACAGAAAAATATCTTCCATTGTAAAAGAGACGGCTCTTGAATTTGGCTTGCCTTACAAGAGCGCCAGAACTTTCATGGGAGCATTGGCTGGACATGCGCGATTATTGAAGCAACTGGGTGCCAGACCAGTGTAAGGCGATTTCAGCAGATTTGGGGAATCCCTTACGTCAGAATTCTCACATATTTCCTCATTGAAATTATCCAATTGGAATGACGGAAAGGTCATTTATCTTTGCCTTCGTAATTCTAATCCGGTTCCGTATTTCAATGGATAGAATCTCAGATTCCGATTCTGAGGATGTAGGTTCGATTCCTACCGGGACCACTTAGTTGATCTAAAATTACCTCTGCCAATCATTATTTTCATCATCAGGAAATACTCTCTGAGTAAGATAAATTCCTTTATCTAGATAAATTAAAATCATCCTGCTTTCTCCAAATTCCAATATGGAGAAAAATTCCCTAACCTATTTTACGTCACAGCTCTATAAAATTTTAGAATAGGATTGTAACCTATTGCAGAGCGACCAGTAACACGGCCGATTCTAACCATCATGCTATGAAACTAAAAATAGTACTGTTAATTTTCTTCATTCCTTTTATCGTTAATGCTCAATCACAAAAAATAAAAGCCTTCATCGATAAAACCATCGAGATCATGAAGGAGAATTCCGTTAATTCAAAAAATGTTGACTGGCCCGCACTTACAGAACAAGCATACAAGCTTGCTGAGAATGCCCGGAGCCCTGAAGATCTTGGAAACTCCATGAGATTTCTCATGAAATCGCTTGGAGATTTTCATGGAAGAGTAAGACATAAGGACAGCCTGTTCCAGTGGGAGAAAGAAAAATTCGATTGGAATAAAATTCCGGGGCAGCTTGAATACAGAGCTGCCCTTAAAAGAAAAGACAATAGATTTTTTACAAAGCTTTTTGATAACATTGGCTACCTGCGAATTCCAACAACTGATCAGGAGATCGCCAAAGAAAGATCGAAAGCTCTTCGTGATAGCTTGTGCAAGGTTCTTTCAACAAATCCAAAAGGCATGATCATTGACCTTAGACTCAATGGCGGTGGTCACGTTTTCTCAATGCTCATGGGCATCAGCAATATTCTGGAATATGGATTGACTTCTTCCGATGAAGAGATCAGGGCGGACGGATTCTATCGAAAATCAGAGAACATATTTCCCTTCAAAGAAACCTGCCCAAGGAACCATCTTAATATTCCCGTTGCCGTGATCACCGGGCCTTTGACAGGAAGTTCCGCAGAAGGCTTGGCCATCATCCTTAAAAATCGTCCTAACACAATCCTGATAGGCGAGCCTACAGCAGGATGGGTTTCTTCAGTAAATGGATTCAAGATTGATGGAAACTCAGGAATCAACTTATCCGTAGATTACATGAAAGATGTTAAAGGCAATGTTTATAAAGACAAAATTCAACCGGATATTCTGGTAGAAGGTGGAGATAAATTCGACAACCTCGTAGAGGACACCAAGATCATCAGAGCAATCGAATGGTTAAGGGAATACAAAGTCCGTTGATCGGAGTATAGTTAATGCTGATGAGGACAAATCAATGATCTGCCCTCATCAGCATATGCCTTATCTTATTAACACTCTCTTTTTACCTTTAAGAGAATTACCTGAATAAAATAGCACATAAACACCTGGCGGAAGATGACTTACATATATTGAAGTCTGATCACCAGAATATACAGGATCCATCTCAATTGTTTTGCCAATGGAATTCACCATACTGATGGATCTTATATCTCCATTAGCAATATGAATTACGTCACTTGCAGGATTGGGATAAACTGTCAGTGCGTACAATTCTTCTTCAAGACCTGTAACGATTGAGAAGTTAGCAGTATAAGTAACATCATTTTGTGGAGTAGCGATGGTTTGTGATGCTGATCCTCCCACCGACCACGAACTGAAAATATACGCATCATTTCCAATGATTGGATTATCGACAACACCTATATCACGCAACAATCCCTCAACGCTGGTAAAACTTAAAGGCGTAGTCATTGGCTGACCATCAATCAATACCGTCAATCCAGAAGGTACAGTATTAAAAGTCAATGTTGATAAAGCCGGATACACATCTACTGAATCCTTTGATTCCTTTCCGCCACTATCCGTTACCGTAAGTATAAATCTGAACCAAACATTTGAAGACGTCTCTCCCCGATTCGGCACATCGAAGTTTCCCGATCGTATTCCATGAAGAGGAGGCTGATCATGATTATGTGTATTATGATGAAAATGGATGTCCCACATGAACGCCGAAGCTGGTAGCGTTCCGTCTTCCGGGTCTGTACCAGTTCCCTCAAACGGTACTAATGCGCCTGCTCTATAAAAATCAGTTGATATCGGTGTCACAATGTGTGCGGCTGGAGATTGATTAACAACATTCACCGTAAGACTGACAGTATTACTAAGGACATTTCCATTAGCATTCATTACATCTACATGATAATTGCCTGCATCTCCTGCAGTTGTTGAAGCAATGTTCAATGTAGACTGAGTTCTTCCCCCCAAAGCAGAACCATTTCTATACCACTGATATGTTAGTGCTCCTGCACCATTTGCTTCTACCGTGAAGGTTGCGGGCTGTCCAGCTGTAACTGTTCTTGGTACAGGCTGCAATGTAATGACGGGAATTGCCGGTGGAGGGTTTACGGTCAATAAAGCCTCATTACTACTAACGCTGGTAACTGAATTAGTCACCACTGCCCGATACTGACCTGCATCACTTGCTTGCGCATTGTTAATCGTAAAAATCCGGGCTGTTGCTCCACTAATATTAACTCCGTTTTTCTGCCATTGATACGTGAACGGTACTGAGCCGCTCGCCAAAACGTTAAATGTCGCGGTCTGTCCCTGTATAATTGTCACGGGCTGAGGTTGAGATGTAATCGTTGGTGGAGTTGACGGCGGAGTATAAGCGATCCTGTACAATCGTGATGTCTGTCGACTCAAATAATAAAGATTTCCATCGGGACCAAGAGAGAGACTTAAGCCCTGACCACCCATGTTGGAACCAAATAATGTTGCCGTCGGATTTACTTCCGTCGGATCAAAATAATATATCCAATTAGAACAATGATCCTGAATGAAGTACTTTTCAGAATAGATAGAAGGATAATTTGTAGTCGTTGAACTTAGAAATGCACCACCAGTCAATGCGCAGCCGGTCATACCTGCTCCAACATGGCCATATGCAAAGATCGGAGATGTGAAGGCTGGATTTACGGTAACTCCTTCCGAACCAGGCCATCCATAATTTTTACCTCCAATTGTTGCATCATTAACTTCTTCCCATGTATCCTGTCCAACATCATTCACCAGCAATCTTCCTGAAATGGGATGGAACGTAAAAGTATAGGGATTCCTTAGACCGTACGCCCAGAAGCGTCTGCTTCTTTCTGTTCCTGTCGCAAAGAAAGGGTTG includes these proteins:
- a CDS encoding DM13 domain-containing protein produces the protein MKTSCIIILIALLSACQPELTTPVNPADASNVDLTGLTPLKSGMFVGIGGHTAAGTVLIYEKNSKKYIVFDPYSSQAGPDLKVYLSKDENASDYIRVGKLQSTTGRQTYEVVGNPEIDQYPFVHIWCEQFSVEFARAPLN
- a CDS encoding polysaccharide deacetylase family protein, with the protein product MPSICFYFQVHQPFRLTDYDVFKIGHNHFYEDESKNVEILDRVARKCYLPANETMLRLIDQHKGDFKISYSLSGAVIEQFEKYRPDVLQSFQELARTGCVEFLSETYYHSLSYLYSKAEFLRQIARHRAKIKDHFNQEPAVFRNTELIYNNEIANFISEQGYKGIICEGLDHHLGHRSPNFLYHPPGNPNIKCLLKNYKLSDDIAFRFSNKAWDEWPLTTSKFAKWVHQVAGNGEVINLFMDYETFGEHQWPETGIFDFLAHLPREIIQHGDFNFKTPSEVIQMYDARGEYDVHQLSSWADMERDLSAWLGNGLQHDAMERIYKLEEAIHTTKDGDLMDRWAKLTTSDHFYYMCTKYWNDGDVHKYFSHYNTPYDAYINYMNILTDLEHTLEIHNSGN
- a CDS encoding glycosyltransferase; this translates as MKILMLGWEFPPLFTGGLGVATYGIVKSLNQYSQIRLIIPTAGDASDLEDVNIIGLNKLTKEEIDIESIQFEIEFDNTRVEKIPLQISPYHFTNASFSGFFGSNDHPESDQKIDVIRSIFSGRDMYGFNVMHKVHLFALLSAEIASDGDFDIIHAHDWVTYPAAVRIKKQSGKPLVVHVHALETDRVGDTVRNDIYWMERDGLLEADSIVAVSEYTKEQIVKHYEIDPSKISVVHNGIEPIPVKRSVHKLKDKLVIFLGRITSQKGPNFLLETAEKVVRVYPRVKFVVAGTGDQFGHLLESTAYRKLGSKFIFTGFLSKTKVNELLSMADAYFMPSVSEPFGLTALEAAHHKVPAVISSQSGAAEVMKGSLQADFWDTDKYANYIHAILKYPALGKILSDRAALELNDLTWDHAAKKLRNVYDTLLQES
- a CDS encoding M23 family metallopeptidase yields the protein MAIQKSINSSIILSIAIVLGSCNALQTFTSMNPSPREKYVNALTKTGLLSSSLAQTWMNAGDVALHDSIIVTLPFRETGYFASSEPSARFYRFDVKDGQVLTLTSAIKAKEKSKLFIDVFLLKENKWETVAYSDSLSLTYELPKSGSCIVRLQPELLVNIYYSITLSVTPVLMNPVKGASNKSIGSFYGDPRDGGKRKHEGIDIFAPKGTFVIAPTDGVVTRVSSSVLGGKTVWMNDTKRGHSYYFAHLDSQIAIAGRKVKQGDVLGTVGNTGNAITTPSHLHFGVFQNKSINPIAYIRTMEKLVNELAPDTSFQSIVFRTKQKITSIHSGPSTKLAVRESLSKDYYVRVIGQSGDWYRVSTANNREGFIEKSKVITAEKGNKFVIRNPASLLTEADSQAVPIGTVTGTAEGLASYKQFRYIKTSDGLNGWIDITLL
- a CDS encoding acyl-CoA desaturase — encoded protein: MSALKTISFAGTQREFAATLNKRVNEYFTRNKLAKHANGEMIVKTVFMFSLYFVPYALIVSGVVTGTLALILSVVVMGLGLSGIGLSIMHDANHSAYSKKDWVNSLLGYSMNLIGANAFNWKMQHNVLHHTYTNVHEEDEDISPRGVLRLTPHSDWKRIHKYQHIYAWFLYGLMTIVWLFFKDFVRIYNYQTNGMAKKHKINIVREWIILIGSKIGYISYIFIIPIVFTSLAWWQIISGVVMMHYIAGFILAIIFQPAHVIEGTEFPLPDENNSLENNWAIHQLLTTTNFGNRSRWFSWYVGGLNFQIEHHLFPHICHVHYRKISSIVKETALEFGLPYKSARTFMGALAGHARLLKQLGARPV
- a CDS encoding T9SS type A sorting domain-containing protein — encoded protein: MRKLFTLVVIVLSYFSTIAQTLPSGFERVIVGGNPATMPFPTVMAFAPDGRIFVAQQAGALRVFKNDALLTTPFITLTVNSSGERGLIGIALDPDFATNNYIYLYYTTDIGGTHNRISRFTADGDVALAGSEQILLELDPLSIATNHNGGALAFGPDGKLYVAIGENGRGANAQDLTTYHGKMLRINKDGSAPSDNPFFATGTERSRRFWAYGLRNPYTFTFHPISGRLLVNDVGQDTWEEVNDATIGGKNYGWPGSEGVTVNPAFTSPIFAYGHVGAGMTGCALTGGAFLSSTTTNYPSIYSEKYFIQDHCSNWIYYFDPTEVNPTATLFGSNMGGQGLSLSLGPDGNLYYLSRQTSRLYRIAYTPPSTPPTITSQPQPVTIIQGQTATFNVLASGSVPFTYQWQKNGVNISGATARIFTINNAQASDAGQYRAVVTNSVTSVSSNEALLTVNPPPAIPVITLQPVPRTVTAGQPATFTVEANGAGALTYQWYRNGSALGGRTQSTLNIASTTAGDAGNYHVDVMNANGNVLSNTVSLTVNVVNQSPAAHIVTPISTDFYRAGALVPFEGTGTDPEDGTLPASAFMWDIHFHHNTHNHDQPPLHGIRSGNFDVPNRGETSSNVWFRFILTVTDSGGKESKDSVDVYPALSTLTFNTVPSGLTVLIDGQPMTTPLSFTSVEGLLRDIGVVDNPIIGNDAYIFSSWSVGGSASQTIATPQNDVTYTANFSIVTGLEEELYALTVYPNPASDVIHIANGDIRSISMVNSIGKTIEMDPVYSGDQTSIYVSHLPPGVYVLFYSGNSLKGKKRVLIR